CCAAGGATGAAGAGGAGATCATGCGCATCGCTGTGGAGGGTGTCCGTCTGGCGAAGCGCTATATTAATGATGTAGAATTTTCTGCCGAAGATGCTTCTAGAACTGAGCCTGAGTTTTTGGCTAGGATTATTCAGAAAGTTATAGAAGCGGGAGCGACAACCGTTAATATTCCAGATACCGTAGGCTATGCCGTTCCTGAAGAGTTCGCCTCCCTTATTCGATACCTGTTTGACCATGTTCAAAATATTGATAAAGCCGTTGTTAGTGTTCATTGTCATAATGACTTAGGGCTTGCTGTTTCCAACTCCTTGGCAGCGATAAAAGCCGGAGCTAGGCAAGTTGAAGGGACTATCAATGGTATTGGGGAAAGGGCAGGTAATGCTGCCCTCGAGGAAATCATTATGGCTTTACACACTCGTGCCGACGCTTTTGGCAAGATCGAGACAGGGATCCAACTGAAAGAAATTCTTAGAACTTCTAGGCTTGTATCCAGAATGTCTGGGCTTGCGGTTCAACGCAATAAAGCAGTGGTTGGAGAAAATGCTTTTGCTCACGCAGCGGGAATCCATCAAGATGGGATTTTGAAAAAAAGGGAGACTTATGAGATCATCGATCCAAAGATCATTGGTTGGGAGCAAAGCGAACTGCCTTTAACCAAGCATAGTGGCCGGGCTGCTTTGGAAAACCGGCTTAAGCTGCTTGGTTTTGAATTAGAAAAAGAGGAGATCGACAACATTTTCTCTCAATTTAAAGAAATTGGGGACAAGAAAAAGTTTGTCTACGACGATGACCTGATTTCTCTTGTTGAAGGTCAAATGACTAGGGTAAAGGAGACTTATGAGCTTGAATATGCAGCTGTAACAGTATGTAGCGGTGGTATTCCCATGGCAACGATAAAGCTTAGGCATGGAGAAGAAGTTTTTGTCGATGCAAGCACAGGGGATGGGGCTGTAGATGCAGCCATGAAAGCTGTGGATAGGATTACAGGTCAACATGGGCATCTGGTTGAGTATGAGGTAAAATCTGTGACGGAAGGAAAAGATGCCATTGGAGAAGTCACCGTTAAGGTCAATTTTGGCTCAAAACACTTGATTACGGCTAAAGCCGCTTCGACTGATGTCCTGGAAGCCAGTATAAAAGCTTATCTCAATGCCGTCAATAAGGCATTGCTCTTATAGATTGTCTCTTTTCACAGAAACATTCTGTTGGCTCTTCCTATTGGAAATGGAAAAAAGAGGGCTAAAAGGGAGTGGGTGGAATATCAAAGATTTCGGATTCTGGCCTTAAATAAGGGATGAAATGATCAAAATTCAAAAACAAAATGAACAAAATATAACCGATCACCAGAGCTAAAATTATGGACAAAGAAGTCGTATCGAGCTCTTTTTTAAATCGGGAAGTAACCCGATCGTAAGAATGATGATGCTCAAAGTTTTTATAATTATTGTCCATTAAAATAACCTTTAACATAAATAATAGAATAGCAAAAAATATTTTTATATTTTTATTGATTTTTTGATAATAAATTTATGAACAAAGAGTTATATTCTTTACATGGCTGTTGTCGATAAGTAGCTTAAGCTTATCGACTTGGCTCATGTTCTACTCAATCTACTCAGAGCTAAAGCTGGGGATTCTAAGAGCAAAATTATTCTTGTTTTTATGGGCTCTTGCTTGTGCTACAACGAAAACGGAAAGGTTTTTTATCTTTTCAAGGATTGGAAGGTCAAAATCAGGGATACTTATCGGAACTGATCATCTATCCGGTATTTCTGAGACCTGCACTAATCCCGTTTATGGTCAACTCGATCACCGATCTTATTTTTTCTATTTCAGATGGAGTGGTTGCTTGGCTGGCTCGATTGCGTCTAATCATCTCCACCTGTATGTAGTTAAGAGGATCAACATAAGGATTTCTTAGTTGAATCGATCTTTGAAGAATGGGCTCATTATCAAGGATCTTGTCCTGTTGGGTAATTTTAAGGATCGTATCGACTGTCTTTTTATATTCGGCTTCTATTATAGAGAATATTCTTTCGGTTAATGCCTTGTCTGAAGCCAATGTGCAATATAATCTGGCGATATCGAGATCTGTTTTTGCCAAGGAAAGTTGGGCATTGTCAATAACCGTTTGAAAGAATGGCCATTTTTCATACATCCTTTGAAGAACAGACAAGGCTTTTGGATTCCTTTCAATAGTTTTTTGCAAACTAGAACCAATACCATACCAGCCGGGAATGACAAAACGGGTTTGCATCCAAGAAAACACCCAGGGAATAGCTCTCAGATCTTCAAAGTTGTTTGATTGGAATCTGAATATAGGACGGGATGCAATTTTTAAAGAGCCGATTTCATTGATTGGGGTGACTTCTTGCCAGAACCGCAAGAAATTAGCTTCATTTTGGAGTAAATGGATATAGGTGGCATAACTCTCTTCGGCAATATATTCTATTACTTTTTGCCATGATTTGGGCAGGATACTTTTTTTTCTACTTTTATGGACAGCTAAAAGAACGCCATAAGTGGTTTGTTCAAGGATACGGAAAGCGATATCGAAATCATGGTAACGTGTAGAAAGGACCTCTCCTTGTTCGGTAATCATGATTTTGCCGTCTAAGAGTCCCTTAGGTTGAGCTAAAATAGCTTTTGCTGCAGGCCCTCCACCGCGAGCAATTGTTCCTCCTCTGCCATGGAATAAAATGAGGTTGATGCCATGGGATTGACAGACCTCATGAAGTTTTTCCTGGATATGATAAAGCCACCAATTTGAGGTCATATATCCACAATCTTTGTTGCTATCTGAATATCCCAGCATGATGATCTGTCTATTGGCCCGATCTTGGAGGTACTTTCTGTAAAAAGGATGAGAAAGAAGGTTGTTAACTGTTTGAGGAGAAGATTTCAAATCTGAAAGCGTTTCAAAAAGGGGAGCAATATCAATAGTGCAATGACATATTTTACACAAATAGAGGACTTCAAGAATATCGGATAGTCCAGAAGTCATGCTTATAAGATAACAACCACAAGCTTCATTTCCGAGGATAGCCATGGATCTAGAAAAGACAAGAATGGGTCCAAGAACTTCTTTAAGTTTATCCGATGCTCGGGGATAAAGAGAAGAAAGGGAAGGAAATGGTCCTTTTAATAGGTTGTTAAGGAGTTCAACTTTTTCTTTTTCTTTAAGTAAAGCATAAGAAGGCTCAGTGTAACCGATAAGTTGCAAAATTTCTTCAAGAGCTTCTTGATGAATGGAGGAATGTTGGCGGATATCCAGAGAAAAAATATGGAGACCGAACACTTCAAGTCTCTGCGTAAGGTTTTGAAATTCTCCTTCCAGAAGGATCCCTGTGTTTGCAGCATTAAAATTCTCTTTTAATGCATCGAGGACTTCGGTAATTGCCTTAAGGGTATTGTCGGGTTTAGGTTCATTGAAAAAGTCGAGTAAATCATTCTCAGAGATTGTGCTTATGGCCTTTTCCACTTCTTTTTTTAAAGCCAAGAGAACCAACCGATAAGGTTCGTTGGGGTATCTCTCGTATTCTTCACGGAGCGAAGGGAAAGATTTAAGCTTTTCAGCCAAAATCCGAATAATTCTTTTTGTAGGGGCAATACGTAGGCTGGATACCGAGAAGATTTCAGAAAGTCGTTCAAGACTTTGGGAAATTTTGCTCAGTGCAAGGTTGCGATGAAGAATAAAAGTAGCCGCTGTCGTCGAAGTCGTAACCTGGCAATTGCCATCCCGATCTCCGCCAATCCATGAACCAAAGGATATCCATTTGGATTTCAAGGTTACTCCAGGGTAATAAATGCCCAAGACTCTTTTAAGTTCGTTGTGGAGTTCGGGAATGACATCCCAGAGGGTATGCTCAAAGTACCAAAGTCCGGTTCGTACTTCGTCAAGGACTTGAGGATTCTTTGATCTTGATCTTTCGGTAAGCCATAAGGAAGCGATCAATCTTTCTATAGTAGAATGAACGGCTTGAGAAGGCTTGGAATTGAGGGATTCTCTTTTTAGGTAAGAAGAAATTTCACAAAGTTTGTTTAATATGGTTTTTCTTTTTATTTCTGTGGGGTGAGCTGTAAAGACAAGGACTATTTCCATTTTATCAAGGATTTGCTGAATCTCCTCCTTGCTAACTTTAGCTTTTTTCAACTCGAAAAAGGCCGATTCAATGGACTCCTTGGGAATAGCTTTTTTGGGATGATTGAGTTGATCTAACCGCCGTTTTGTTAAAATGCGAACCCTGTAGTTTTCTTCAGCCATGTTGACAAGTTCGAAGTAGCATGTAAAAGCCATAGCCATCCGGTAAGCCATCTCTGTATCCAATCCTTGCACGATTTCAGACAATCTTTGTGTTGCTTCTGCTTTTCCTTTCCGACTTTCCTTGGCCAGTTTTCTTATGTTCTCCTCAATGGATAAGGTTGTTTCACCTTCCAAGTTCGTGATCACTTTTCCTAAAGTATCACCCAGAAAATGGATAGTCTTAGAGAGTAGAGAAAAATCATGTTCTGGAGAGATATGAAAAACTACTTTCACTTGTTTTTTAATATTAACGCCATCTAAATGAAAAATCTTTGGCAAAAATTTCAACAACTTTTAAAATAGAATACGAATAGTTGCTTAAACTTCTTTCTTTAGCCTTGAGCTGGAAATTCGTTGCTTTTAATCTTTTCTTTTTTCTAGAAAGAAAGATTATAAAAGAAAAAGTTTTTCGATGGATTTAAAAAAGAAGGCTCTTTTATCAGCTGAGATAACGGACTGGATAGAAAGATATATCCGTTATCTTTCTGAAAAGAAATTTTCTTTATATACATTAAGAAATTATGAACAGGCCTTGAAAGAATTTTTTTCTTTTGGAAATTGGCAATCTTGTAACGAAGTGGGAACTGAAGAATGTCGCAATTATCTTTACTTTCTTTGTAAAAGACCGGATTTAGGACAAAGTACCATTCGGGTACGATTTGCTGCACTCCGTTCCTTTTTTAAATTTTATTATAAGGAACAAAATATAGTCAAAGATAATCCCATTTCCTCTATTTTATTGCCCAAGTTGAAACGTAATTTACCCCGATATCTAAGTTTGGAACAGGTTCATGCGTTGCTTGAAGCTCCTCGACAAAAGTGGGAAAAGGAAAAGGAAAAAGGAAAGAAATCCAGATGGAATGAGTGGCAGTGGAAAAGAGACCAAGCATGGTTGGAAACGCTTTATGGGGGAGGTATTCGAGTTGGAGAGCTCAGCACACTTAAAAGGAAAAATTTTTTCCCTTCAGATCTTGCCATTCTTGTGGAAGGGAAACGGAAAAAAGAAAGATATTGTATTCTTGGGGAAGTTGCCACCGCTTCAATTTGTGCATATTTGGAAAGCTGTCCTTTTGATTCTGAGTTTCTTTTTGTTTCTTCCCGGGGT
The DNA window shown above is from Methylacidiphilum caldifontis and carries:
- a CDS encoding 2-isopropylmalate synthase, coding for MTQNRLIIFDTTLRDGEQCPGASMTSRQKLEVAKQLARLGVDVIEAGFPVISQGDFESVREIATQVKGPKICGLARCLPKDIEAAASALEAAGEAARIHVFLATSQIHRKYKLAKDEEEIMRIAVEGVRLAKRYINDVEFSAEDASRTEPEFLARIIQKVIEAGATTVNIPDTVGYAVPEEFASLIRYLFDHVQNIDKAVVSVHCHNDLGLAVSNSLAAIKAGARQVEGTINGIGERAGNAALEEIIMALHTRADAFGKIETGIQLKEILRTSRLVSRMSGLAVQRNKAVVGENAFAHAAGIHQDGILKKRETYEIIDPKIIGWEQSELPLTKHSGRAALENRLKLLGFELEKEEIDNIFSQFKEIGDKKKFVYDDDLISLVEGQMTRVKETYELEYAAVTVCSGGIPMATIKLRHGEEVFVDASTGDGAVDAAMKAVDRITGQHGHLVEYEVKSVTEGKDAIGEVTVKVNFGSKHLITAKAASTDVLEASIKAYLNAVNKALLL
- the ppc gene encoding phosphoenolpyruvate carboxylase, with protein sequence MKVVFHISPEHDFSLLSKTIHFLGDTLGKVITNLEGETTLSIEENIRKLAKESRKGKAEATQRLSEIVQGLDTEMAYRMAMAFTCYFELVNMAEENYRVRILTKRRLDQLNHPKKAIPKESIESAFFELKKAKVSKEEIQQILDKMEIVLVFTAHPTEIKRKTILNKLCEISSYLKRESLNSKPSQAVHSTIERLIASLWLTERSRSKNPQVLDEVRTGLWYFEHTLWDVIPELHNELKRVLGIYYPGVTLKSKWISFGSWIGGDRDGNCQVTTSTTAATFILHRNLALSKISQSLERLSEIFSVSSLRIAPTKRIIRILAEKLKSFPSLREEYERYPNEPYRLVLLALKKEVEKAISTISENDLLDFFNEPKPDNTLKAITEVLDALKENFNAANTGILLEGEFQNLTQRLEVFGLHIFSLDIRQHSSIHQEALEEILQLIGYTEPSYALLKEKEKVELLNNLLKGPFPSLSSLYPRASDKLKEVLGPILVFSRSMAILGNEACGCYLISMTSGLSDILEVLYLCKICHCTIDIAPLFETLSDLKSSPQTVNNLLSHPFYRKYLQDRANRQIIMLGYSDSNKDCGYMTSNWWLYHIQEKLHEVCQSHGINLILFHGRGGTIARGGGPAAKAILAQPKGLLDGKIMITEQGEVLSTRYHDFDIAFRILEQTTYGVLLAVHKSRKKSILPKSWQKVIEYIAEESYATYIHLLQNEANFLRFWQEVTPINEIGSLKIASRPIFRFQSNNFEDLRAIPWVFSWMQTRFVIPGWYGIGSSLQKTIERNPKALSVLQRMYEKWPFFQTVIDNAQLSLAKTDLDIARLYCTLASDKALTERIFSIIEAEYKKTVDTILKITQQDKILDNEPILQRSIQLRNPYVDPLNYIQVEMIRRNRASQATTPSEIEKIRSVIELTINGISAGLRNTG
- a CDS encoding tyrosine-type recombinase/integrase — its product is MDLKKKALLSAEITDWIERYIRYLSEKKFSLYTLRNYEQALKEFFSFGNWQSCNEVGTEECRNYLYFLCKRPDLGQSTIRVRFAALRSFFKFYYKEQNIVKDNPISSILLPKLKRNLPRYLSLEQVHALLEAPRQKWEKEKEKGKKSRWNEWQWKRDQAWLETLYGGGIRVGELSTLKRKNFFPSDLAILVEGKRKKERYCILGEVATASICAYLESCPFDSEFLFVSSRGKALTPRFFQLALKEYLIISGLDQSISPHKLRHTFATHLLEGGADLRSIQELLGHAHLSTTQIYTAVSAEHLKESYFRAHPRA